The Balaenoptera acutorostrata chromosome 11, mBalAcu1.1, whole genome shotgun sequence genome segment CCAGTCCTGTGGTGTCTGGGCCTCCTTCCCTGATGTGGGTGTGTGGGGAGACATGTTCCTCTCTTATTCTTGGAAGTGGGCCAGGAAAGGAGGAGGTGCTCCCCCCCTAGGAATCAGTTCCCCTCCAAAGGGGCCTCTTCCCTGCTCACCCCCTCTACCCCAAAGCACAGAGGCCCTATCTTATTAACATCAACATGTAATGAGAACAGCCCTGTAAAGTCAGTACAGTGATTCCATcttgcagataaagaaactgaggccctagAGGGAAAGTGAGCTGGCTGGGTGCAGGTCCAACCGGCTGACCTCTTAAGCCCTTCTGAAGCCTCTTGGGTGTCTCTGGAGAACAAAGAGCCCTGGATGGGACTCAGGAGACCTGGCTACAGTGTACTGTCAAGTTCTGTGTGAATGGAATGGGAGGAGCTGGTCAGGGTATAGAAAGGATATGACCTCAGGTGTTAGTTTTTGATAATTCCAGCACTGCTGTGGTAACAGCACAGTGGGAATCTGGGCCTCAAACACGTCGCCCCACCCCAGGCACCGTCTGGCCCACTCACAGCACTCCTGGAGCCAGGAGTTGCAGGAAGAGCCCATTCCACCTGAAGCGCGAGAGTCTAGTTCCCCTAATGTGCAGGCCAGCAGCCTCTGCAGGGCTGGGCAGCAtgtggatggggtggggtgagggctggAGCTATAGGAGCCACTCACAGTTATCCTTCCAACCCGCTGCAGTGCTCTTGCTGGCCTTGGTGGCCCAGGTGCTGGTTCTGGAGAATGGGCTCCTGCGGAGGCCACCCATGGGCTGGCTGGCCTGGGAACGCTTCCGCTGCAACACTGACTGTAACGAGGACCCAAAGAACTGCATCAGGTGAGTAAGGTCTGCACCACCTGACAGGCTTGCCTAGGGCCCTCACAGAGTGGGAGCAGGGAGTGGGGGTCAGCTAGGAAAGAGGGCAGGGTTAGAGCCCCCCATCccagagaaaaaggaaccagAGGTGACTTTTGAGACCTCTGACACTCAGCTTCATGACCAGCTTGGGGCCTCTGTGGTGACCTCAGGCCTGTGGGGCAGGGACCCTGTGGTGGACGCAGCCCCTGAGATAATGGAAAGGAGAGAACAGTTAAGGGCCAGGCCAGACCCCATGTGCTTCCCACTGGCCCAGTCCTGCTTCTTGGCTTGGGAGCCGAATCACTCTTCTTGCTCCACCCTGCTCATGGCTCATGACATAATCCTTGGTATCCCTTACACTTGTTACCTGGCTTAGTCTTCAGCTGACAGCAAGGCCATGGTACTTGTAGGCCGGATTCACACTCAGAGCATCTAAGAAGTTTGAAAAGCTCTgaggaaggtggggtggggttAAGGTTAGGCCTGTGCTGGGCCACCGAGCAGCCCTGTCCCCTACCCCTCGCCAGTGAGCGGCTCTTCATGGAGATGGCTGACCGGCTGGCACAGGATGGATGGCGGGACCTGGGCTACGTATACCTTAACATCGATGACTGCTGGATTGGTGGACGTGACGCCAAAGGCAACCTGGTGCCTGATCCCAAGCGCTTCCCCAACGGCATGGCCTTCCTGGCAGACTATgtgagccccaccccagccctgccccttggCCTGGGGGCCAGACCACTCTTTCCACCCCATCCGACTTAGGGCTCATTTCTATAATCCCTGCTTGAGAACTCACAGTCTGGTGGAGGAAATAGATTCATGGACAGGTAGTTTTGACCCACTGTAGTGGGTGAGAGCAAGGAAGGACATCTTATTCAGCCTGGGATTTCAGGAAGGTTCTCTGGAggaagcaattctttttttttttttttttttaatttatttttatttatttattttatttatggctgtgttgggtcttcgtttctgtgcgagggctttctctagttgtggcaagtgggggccactcttcatcgcggtgcacgggcctctcactgttgcggcctctcttgttgcggagcacaggctccagacgcgcaggctcagtagttgtggctcacgggcctagttgctccgcggcatgtgggatcttcccagaccagggctcgaacccgtgtcccctgcattggcaggcagattcccaaccgctgcgccaccagggaagcccaggaagcaaTTCTTGAGCTGATACCGGAGAGATGGCATTCaaggcagagggaatggcaaAGCAAATGCTTAGAGGCCAGAAACAGCCCATGCaaggtgtgtgtgttggagggaggGGAAGTATCATGGTTGGCAGAGGCCAGGCCAGCAAGCTGAGACCCTTTCCTTTGGGCTTTAGGGAGTCATTgaaggtatgtatgtatgtatgtatgtatgtatgtatgtatttatttatttattattttaaattaattaattaatttatttttggctgcgttgggtcttcgttgctgtgtgcaggctttctctagttgcggtgagcgggggctactctttgttgggtgcgcaggcttctcattgtggtggcttctcttgttgcagagtgcgggctctaggctcgtgagcttcagtacttgtggcatgcgggctcagtagttgtggctcacgggctggcttaattgctccgcagcatgtgggatcttccgggaccagggctcgaacccgtgtcccctgcattggcaggcagattcttaaccactgcgtcaccagggaagtcccatcattgAAGGTTTTAATGGGGCCTGGTCAGATATGCCTGGGAGGCGGCTCCTTGAGGTCCTGCCTGAGCCCAGTGTGTTCTCAACCCCCCACAGGCTCATTCCCTGGGCCTGAAGCTGGGCATCTACGGGGACGTGGGCAACTTCACCTGCATGGGTTACCCAGGCACCACGCTAGACAAGGTGGTCCAGGATGCTCAAACCTTCGCCAAGTGGAAGGTGGACATGCTGAAGCTGGATGGCTGCTTCTCAACCCCCGAGGAACGGGCCGAGGGTGGGTCCCACAGCTGGCTGGGGGCCATGAGGTAGACAGGGAGGGGTGGCCATGGAGGGCCCCGCAGTGCCCATCTGTCTGTATGGCCCCTAGGGGGTAGCGTTTCCCAATTCCCCTCACCCAGGGCCTAGGGGGATCTTGGCTCCCAGGCTCCCTAAagatgggatggtaccatgcccTACCTGGGAAGTGTTTGCAGCTCTGGGTACAGGGGAAGCACCTCCTTGAACCGTAGTTTCCTCCCATTTGGTGGGAGGTTTGGGCTGAGGCCCCAGATTTCATCTTGTGTCTCTTCATCGCAAAACGTGAGGGTTGGACTTCTCCAGGGTACCCCAAGATGGCTGCTGCCCTGAATGCCACAGGCCGCCCCATCGCCTTCTCCTGCAGTTGGCCAGCCTACGAAGGGGGCCTCCCCCCAAAGGTAAGCCATTCTGTGCACCCATTCTGTGCAATGCTCCTCATACCGAGGAATCCTTGCCTTCTGTGCAGTCAGGGCTCCTCTCATCATAGTTGCTCACATGCTGATTTGTAGGTCTAGGAAAGGGTCATAAGTACCTGAGGGGGCCTGAGGCAGCCCAGGGTCTTAGAGGAGACACTTGTCAGGTGGGCTGAAGGGATGGGTATCCAAGGCATGGGAACCATATGTCATGTGCTGACACAGCACCCAACAAGCAGTCAGAATCCTGGGTTTTGCCGAGTAGGCTAGGAGATCCAGAAGGCTGGTGAGGCCAGGCAGGTGGGGCCTAGCCTCTGAAAGGCCTTGTGGGCATCTCACCAGGGACCCTTCAGCATGTAGGGTGCTAGAAAGGGTGGAATCAGACTTGCAGACCGGAGGGAGAACCCTGGCAGAGGGTGGGACTCACTGAGAGAACACGGGGGTGGGTGTGTGGTAGGGAAGGTTATGGGTACACCAGCCTGGGTCCATACCCTGGGCTTGGCCCCAGCTGGCATGAGAGGGAGGGGTAGGCTTCTGGCACCAGCGCGCATGGAGGAGAGGCCTGGGCAGCCCCAGAGCAGAGCCACTCCCTCCGAGGCCTTCCTCATCCTGAACACGCTCAAGGTCTgttctcttcccccttccctacCCTCTGTGTCTCCTGCTGAGGCTCCCCAGCCCCTGTGCAGGGCCCCAGGCAGCAGAGTGTGACTCTGCTGTTGGACTCTGCCTTCCCCCCAAATCCAGGTGAACTACACTCTGCTGGCGGACATCTGCAACCTCTGGCGCAACTATGACGACATCCAGGACTCCTGGAGGAGCGTGCTCTCCATCCTGGACTGGTTTGTGACCCACCAGGACATTCTGCAGCCGGTGGCAGGCCCTGGGCACTGGAACGACCCAGACATGGTACCAGCATGGAGGGGGATGGCCCAAGGCCCACTGCCCTGTGCTGTCTTCCTGGACACTCATTGCCAGGTTCTAGATCAGCATCTCAGAAACGTGTCCTTGAACCAGCCGTGCTGGACTTGCCTTGGGGGCTTACAATTCTGTTCCCAGGGCCCCACCCCACCTCTTGGCTCAGAATGTTCAGAGAGGGCCTGGGAATGCCCATTGTTAACAGTCTTCCCAGGCGGTTCTGATGTGTCTTGAAACTTGATCTGTAGTGACTCTTGTGTAAGACATTATTCCTCCGTAGGGTGAAGATCACAAACAGTCCACACTCTCTTGCCATTCCCTCCCTAGACACTTTGCCAGGTCTGCCTCTGACCCCTCGCTCAATGCTCTGTAGTGTTACTCTCCACAGGCAGAACTGGCCTCTCATACCTACCTCACTCATAGCCCTGATCACTTAAATTTCTTTGCAATTTATCTTACAGTTTTATAGCTATCTCTTCATTTAGTCAAGGAGTATTTACTTTCAGTGATGATTATAATAATTACAAATACTAGGCCAGATGTAGAGGTGCCTGGAGAAACAGAAATTGACCTGCTTTAGAGTTCcagctccagctctgccacttaccttgGGCACGTGACTTAATTTTTTCTGTGACTCAGCTTTGTCAataggaaaatggaaataataatagtagctactaTATGTatagggttgttttgagggtTCAGAGGATGaccctttattttaattttatttttttttaggctAGCGCATGGCTGATGTTGCAAACAGGACTCAGCTCCCTGGGGTTGCGGGGGAGCTGACCTTCACTGACCTACTAGGCACCAGGCCCAGGGccaagtacttttttaaaaattattttattttttggccatgccacatggcatgcgggatcttagttccccaaccagggatcaaacctgctccccctgcagtgggagtgaggagtcctaactgctggaccaccagggaagtccccaaaggatGACCCTTTAAATGCTTGGCATGGTTTGGCACATATACAGTGCTTAGTTAAATTGGTGTCACTAAGTACACAACAGTGTTGAGTTAGCAATAATCGTTTGTGTCCTGTTGGTGTATTGGTTGCCCTGGGGACAGGAGTGCCCGTGGGTGTAGTCAGCTGTCGTTAGGGCAGGTGGGTGGCTAGTGGCAGGAGCAGAGACTCTGTCCAGGTCTGGTTTACTACCATCCTGGCTGTATTTCTTGACTTGCATATTCCAGTTTATAAATGCTTTTGGCAACAGGATCCATTGGATCCTCTGAACAACCTGTGACATGGTCAGAGCATATTATCACCCCTATCTTCTTGATGGAAGAAAAAACCTGAGGCTCTGAAAAGTGACCTGACCCACCCCAAGGCCACGCTGCTGGGGAATGGTGTTTGCAGAACCAGGACCCACACCTGGCCGTCCTCCCCCATCTCTGTCTTCTCTTGCTACAAGTTTAGGGTTGGTCCCCACGCCCACCGCCCTGAAGAGGGCAGAGCTGAGCAATCCTCTTTTCTGCCCCCAGTTGCTCATTGGGAACTTTGGCCTCAGCTTCGAGCAAGCCCGGGCCCAGATGGCCCTGTGGACGGTGCTGGCGGCCCCCCTCTTCATGTCCACGGACCTGCGTACCATCTCCGCCCAGAACATGGACATTCTGCAGAATCCACTCATGATCAAAATCAACCAGGATCCCTTAGGCATCCAAGGACGCAGGATTCTCAAGGTACTGGGGGTGTGGAGCAAGGAAGGGAGGCTGAGAGACTGGGCTCCCCTGGAAACAAGTCTGCAGGCCAGAGGTTCAGGGGTCGGGACTGGGCCTCTGAAATCCGCTCAATCCCTCGTAGTTGCATTCAGTCGAAGTCTGTACTGGGAGCTGCTTCGACTGTCCCTCACTTGCCTGGGTAAGAGCAGGGCCAGAGCAGGACAGCTCATGGGATTTGGGGAAGGGAGACATCACCACAGGTGCACACGGGATCAGTGTGGCCCCTCGGTTTGGAACTACAAGACTTCTGCACAAGTCTGTGAGGGCTGGCAGAGAACTAGGGCTTGCCTTCAGAGTTTAGGAGTTGTTTGAGCCATGGAGGACAACTACTAACTAGTTCTAGTGTATACTagttgttgagcacctactgtgtgctagacaTTCTAGATAGATTTTCTCAGAAGGTCGATGCTCCttccctgttttacaaatgaggaaacttagACTTGAAGAGTCTCAGTAACTTTATACCAAGGCCACACAATTGGTAAGTGGTACAACAGGACTAGATGCCAATAGTGTCACCTCAAAGCTTGTGCTCGTTGCCCAGATCCTTGCCTCTCTAGTAAAAGGAAATCTACACCAATATAGAAGGCACCTGCTGAACTGGTGATGCCCAGAGGTGATAACTAATCCTGCCAGAGGGGCTGATGGTGGAGCCAGGCCCAGGGGCCTTCTGGAGGCTGTGGCTTCACCCTCCTGGCTGCTCAGGGCAGAGCTCATCGTTCTAACTGGACGGTGCCAGGGGCTGTCCATGTCTGTCTCTCCCGTAATCCTGTAAGCTCTCTGAGGCAGGACCTCATGCAGCATTTATCTGTGTCCTGGCctggggcctggcacagagtaagtgtcGGGCAGCGTCTGCTGAgtcagggaaggaagaaaggaaggtggAGTTAGACGAGTTGGGTGCTGGAGGGCTGTGGTTTCCCCTCCAAGCTTCTGCCTGACACGGAACTGTGGGCTGGCGAGACCCAGAGCTCAAGGGAGGGTTGGGAAGGGAGCTTCAGGGCCTGCTGAGCAGGGACCCCAGCCAGTAGCCATCTTCTGCGCCCAGGAGAAATCCCACATTGAAGTGTACGTGCGGCCCCTGGCCAATGAGGCCAG includes the following:
- the NAGA gene encoding alpha-N-acetylgalactosaminidase gives rise to the protein MLLKTVLLLALVAQVLVLENGLLRRPPMGWLAWERFRCNTDCNEDPKNCISERLFMEMADRLAQDGWRDLGYVYLNIDDCWIGGRDAKGNLVPDPKRFPNGMAFLADYAHSLGLKLGIYGDVGNFTCMGYPGTTLDKVVQDAQTFAKWKVDMLKLDGCFSTPEERAEGYPKMAAALNATGRPIAFSCSWPAYEGGLPPKVNYTLLADICNLWRNYDDIQDSWRSVLSILDWFVTHQDILQPVAGPGHWNDPDMLLIGNFGLSFEQARAQMALWTVLAAPLFMSTDLRTISAQNMDILQNPLMIKINQDPLGIQGRRILKEKSHIEVYVRPLANEASAIVFFSRRTDMPYHYRTSLARLNFSSSKVYEAQNVYTGDIISGLQDKTNFTLIINPSGVVMWYLYPIRKLGTPQQ